Genomic segment of Citrus sinensis cultivar Valencia sweet orange chromosome 7, DVS_A1.0, whole genome shotgun sequence:
CAGTTGGCTACGAATGTGTTTTTCACTTGTGGTCATCTGAGTTCGAGTAAAAATAGAGACAATAAAAACTGGTATTTAGTTGGTGAGATTTCTCATTTCTATCGAAATCATGTCTCCAGTATTTAACATCTAGCAACGGAAGCAATGCAAGTGGTCAACAAATTGTATTGGAAATGTATGCTTTGTAAAGCATAATTACTTATTttgtaatgaataaattttctaattaataaaatgatcgAGTTACGTTTCTTTCCCTTTTAGTATATATTGAGTAAACGATTATTCCCGTATGTGTCTCGTATTAATTTAAGCTAATCATTCACATGATGTAACAAAAATTTCCATCTTTTTTTCTACCTTTccctttgtttttttctttttcttgtcaaATATAGTATTTAATTCTCCCtctcgttaaaaaaaaataatataactccCTCTCTCATCATTCTATTATTCATCCTTCTCACTGACAAAAAAGACTCCTCAGCCAAACAGGCTACCAGCCCAGATGAGAGTAAATGTACAAAGGGTAGAGAGAGCGAGCccctgtaatttttaaatatttcttaagatctttaataagataaatatttttcatgttgaTCTTCAACGAAAATTTCTTAtaatctttaatgaaataaataatattcagattagtataaaattattttttattgatttttttcttttttttccctttagtTGGGGTCAAAATAAGCTCCTATCTTCGCCattgaataaataatgttgtgtaaaataaagatgttggttttacaaaaattgtaaattttaacactgttaataattttcaaaagtatTTTGTACAAGATCATgtagaaattttatatttttaaatgggTGTCTTTCTTTTTCGCAGAAGAAAACCTTCACCTCTTTAATAGGGCATTTCGAAAGTGTTTCCGAGGTTTGATCAATTAATTAgccaatatatataaatcattgaaagagaaacaaaattgGCACTTtgcatgaaaattaattgttattgtctTACCAGTTTGCTATCGGTTGTAACAATGTTGGCAAGATACaatgaaattcttttataGACTTGATTAAGGGCACTTGAAGAGTTATgattatgctagcaattagCTAATGAACTAAGATTATGTATCCATGACTCTTTGTATTCACTTAAATcgagaaaaaatttattaagctttaaatatatttatcttaaCGGGTTTTGactataaataagaataatgtaAACTgcggtggcgtttgtttttttgtctgaaatctgaatagacctgaattagtctgaattctgaataaatctgaatgtctgaatctgaataatatgtttgttttttcgtctgaatctcgaaaaataattattaagttgtttgtttttttcaacttaaaaactgaaaatgtgtacttttacatttgtatccttattaaatttaaatgtcaaataaataatatattaaataccacaatattttaatatttataagtaaaactatattcaagtgaatacataatgattttgaaattttaatatataaaatatcataaatttcaaattttatcatatataatataagaaagaaaaaaactaataagatGCTTGAAACAATTGATTTGCCATTTCATCTCGAAATTGTCACATGTAATTTTGATCTTCAATACTTGAGGAGTTGATACCAAAGTGAGGAGGGATTTCATGAcggctaaaaaaataataatgagattattatgtggggtaaatatctacgggtgagttttgggatagacatgaaaaataaatcataaagcagggatattttttacattagaaagtaattgacttaattcagatGTCtctattaagtaaaaagccaaaaaaattggcttattttattaagtcaaaattatctaaaaagtctcattaagttataaaaacaaacacctctaattaacttaattaattaaattaagtcactttaattcattaagttaaaaaaacaaacgtcACCTGCatctctaattaacttaaagtGTTTTCATAATGTCTCATTATCTCCTCGACATTAAGAAGTTAGCATAAACTATACTTTCATAGgagaaaaatatcttttagtATATTATGACTCGTTATATattaagggaaaaaagaaaaaaaaagtataaaaaatatatatatataaaagtataCCATCATTCTTGACTCTTGTACATGTATTCTGTTGTTCACAGtgaattacaatttaactTAACGATTTCTAAATACTATCAGACTGTTACTAAGTattccaattaaataaatataatatgactCTTAATAAAAAGACCAACATGCACgaactaattaaaaagattGACGGATGGGGAGTGAACAAATAATTCGGAGACGTTAAGAATTAAATCCTGATACACAAATTAACTCGATACatgaaaaatgaacatataaaaattattttctaatacaCACTTgatacattaaataaaaacatatatatctTCCGAGTACACAAACAATCGCCTTCAGGCAAAAAATTGTCCATTCCTTCTTTACGGCAAGATGCTACTTTTGATGGACAAAATTTCACGCGTTCGGAAACTTTGGTACAACGAATTGTTAATCCTCAAAAGGCTTCCGGTAACTCAAATAATGCAGTatctgtaaattaaatttcaatgttAAAATCAAGATCATGTAAAAATCCAACAAAAAGTGaaagataatattaacaaCGACAATTAGAGATTATGACAAAAACTAACACAATAAAGAGTACTTTTCTGACGTGCAATCCATTTCTTGTAGCTCAAATCACACAAAAACAAGTTGCTGGGAAAATTTTTATGAGCAAATGATTTCGTACCCGATATTTATAGAGATGAAAATGTCATCACTTTCTAAAGATCATTGATATAACTAAGCTGTAAGTTTTCAGATTCCATTATTCATCCTGACTCGGAAACAAATTCTATTTCAACTAGAATATGAAAATCTCAATAGACCATATAATGTtacaacaaacatgaaacattaCCACGCCACACATCATATTCGAGCAAAAAGTTAGTTACGCATGCCCCCGACCACTTTAAAAGGATAACTTAACGCCTTAAGCTAAAAGTTGCTTAGTCATGAAATTGAACAGTTCACATATGAAAATGTGACCCCAAACTTAGTTGGAGTCAAATGCCAAATTGTTCTTGCCCAAACAATTTTGTGAAGTggcatttctttctttctttccaaTGAGTTCTCAAGTGCAAGTTACATAGCAGTTATGAGTGTGCTTGTGAGAAATTCTACTGTTTAACTCTGAAGTCTTGAACTCACaattttaagaagaaaaataacaaatgttCAATGCCTTCAGCAAACGGTGAACTATGACTGCATAAATCAAATAAGTGCATACCAGGATGATGAGGCAACAGTTTATAGAGTATCAAGGCCCGCACATTCTTGTCGGGATTGGCAAAGAAAACTCGTCAACATACGCTTGCTGGGTGGAAGGatgcaaaatttatttcagaCTATTCAGTCAATGGTGACAAGCTAGCCAAGCTGTAACCTTTCCATGGTAGCAGCAGCAGCTCGTTCATCACTTCAAAACCAAGCACAGCCACAGAAGATCTATCATGGTAATAGCAAAGCTAGATATCCTTAAAACACATGTCAATTTTGTCAGAATTTTGAATCGGACTCCtcatttttcctctttctcaACTGTTTTCGACTTTTTTTGTGTTCCATCGCACTCCCTTTCCATAGACCCACTGGTTTATTTCTCTTAACCTTACTCACCTGCTGCCGTCGCTCATGCTTATTACCTTGAACTGGTTCCTTCACAAGTTTCTTAAGCTTAGGATCATCTAAATGTCCATTTGACCTCATTTCGACATAGAATTTCCTGGCCTTGATTAGCAATCCACAAGATGCTAGCCCTTCTACCAACACTGTGTAATGAGTGGAATCAGCAtctatttcatattttttcatttctacCCAAACCCTCAATGCATTCTCAGGTTGCTCCAGTTTGAAGAACTTGTGAAGAATAAGGAGAAAGGTATCCTTACTGGGACCTAAACCAGCTATTCTCATTCGATCGAGAATTTCCAAAGTTTCTTCAAAACCAGCACATTTGAGAAATGCATGGTACGTCCCAGTGCTCAGACTGAGATTCTCCCCAATCATAGTAGCTAATACATTTCTTGCATCCTCTAGCTTTCCTTCATCACAGAGGGGAAGTATCATTGAGTTGTAAGTGGCAGAATCTGGCTGCAACCCAGTTGCTTTCATTTTGTCTAGCATTTTGAGAGCTTCCTTAAAGCAATTCTCACGTGTCagtacaaaaattaaagagttaTATACTTCAAGGTCTGGAACCCAGCcccttttcttcatttcatcaTACAGTCTCAGCGAATCAAAAAGATTTCCAACCTTTGAGAAGCAGGAAATCATGTGGGCATAGGAAGTCGCATTTGGTGTGATACAGTAATTTGACATTTCTCTCCAAACTCTCTTTGATTCAAATACATCAACAAATATATTACACCACCCATTGAGAATAATGTTAAAGCTATTAGCCGCCAATGGAAACACCTTCTTATTTACCAGCATAAACTCTTCAGCCTCCTCAACATTCCCATGTTGACAAAGAGCATTCAGAAGGAAAAGGAACGCCTCTTCATCAGGAGTTATTCTGAATTTCTCCATAATGCTGAATGTCCGGATAGCCTCACATGGATCATTTGCAGCTGCATATCTGATAGCAGagtattttaatgaataaagtTAGGGGAAAAACAACGTTTAGAAGTACACGTTATGAAACTATAATAAGTGCTTGTCGAAACTCACTTTTTCTATTACATCATTACGCAAATCAGCAATgcaaaatatagaaataaataaaaataagaactAATTTTATCGCAACTCACAGCAAAAGTGATAATGGCAACAGCCAAAGACAAAGTACAGCAAATAGATGGAAGAACTTCAGATTTTATAACCACGGTATgaatatgaaaacaaaaataaaaaaaaaatgaaagcaaagaagaaaagataagTATAACAAAGCGAAAGAACAGAAAAGAAAGATTGAGGTTATATAGATTACAAGGTGAAACTGCAATATTATAAGGTGATATGACACCCAAGTGAAAATCAAATcactccaattttttttattttctatcttGTTTGTTGCTTCATTTCCTGAAACACGGATATAAATCCATGTTTACAttgatttaaacaaaagtCTCTCTTAAGGATTTCATTGAATATCGCCTTATACCATGCAAACTTTTGGAATTTGAAACAGAATCATCAGTCTATTCAtattccaaaagaaaattcagGAAACAAGCAAAGATTGAAGAATTATACAGTCCCATGAACCACATTGTGTTACAAGTCTTTAACCAAAAATTAGCAGcactaattttcttataacttAGTAGCAATGGCCCCAAGCAACAATTTTGGACAATAATTTGATTCTCCACAACCATTAAACATAAAGAAGAATCATTTATCAAGTGGCATTAGTTTTCTGATAACTAGGTTAATTCTCTAGCCAGAAGCATATTGAAAAGACCCATAAATTGCCctaaaaataccaaaaataactaaatcaaatttaaaccAAGCAAAAGAAGAGCTGCACTTCACCTATCAATCATCACAAGCATTGCTCGCCTTGTACTGAATGAAGATTTATACATATCTCGAATCAAACACCAAGCAATATTAAACTTTTTACAATTACCCAAAACCCAAACCATTAACTCAGAAACTTTTTCATCAAGAGAGCCTTGTCTCTCACCCAACTTGAAAGCCAAAAACGCCAGCCTCCACTCTTCCCTCAATGCCCAGATCACTGAATAAACCAAATTTACATCAGCCTCAACACCAGCCTCATCGAGGGAGGCCATGGCCTGAGTTTCTGAGTCAAAATGGGCGACCCGTTTGATCGAATCCAGGAGAATCTGTTCACGCGGGTCACGGGCATGGGTCGATGGTGGAGAGAAGGCAAATGGGTCGGTGAGAATTCGGGTGGGGAATGATTGGAGAGTGGAGAAATGGGAGGTGAAATGTGAGAGGCGagattgttttgaaaatgtttgatgaaatgccGAAGTGAAAGAGAAGAGTTTGGGCGTTGAAAGAGAGTACGACTGTGTGGAAAATTGGAGGAGCAGCGAGAGAACAAGCTGCGAGTGATTTGTTGTTTTTCGGAGAATTCTTGTGAGCGGGAAGAGAGCCATCAGAGAGCGTTGGAATGGAGTAGACACGGTATGTCATTGGtggaattgaaattttgaaccTAGAAGTATAAATAGTTCAATAGTTACGTgatcatttcttttcttactTTGTATGTAGGTGTCATGATAAAATATAAGCAATTGTACAGCAGAACTCATGTTctgaaaatcaattaataaaggTCATGGCTACGTTTGAACTGCTCAAAGTAAAGCACGAATCTCAGTCATACAtgtaaagtgataaataatgtGTTTATTAAAGAATGTTCTACCTTAAAGTGGTTCCAACATAACCAAactcattaataaaatatattgttctTAATTCCAGTGGacacttaaatttaaatttaaattgatccATACTAAGCATTGGTtctatatgttttattttgctttgactgaaagtaaatatttaagggttattatcatttcactacttcaaaatttgacaaatatcaaattacTAAAAGAAATAGTTTCTCCTATCATTTTCCTACtatatctttacaaaaatattattttactactttttcGTTACAACCGTTAGTTGACCAGTTAGTTGACTAataaaataccaattttacccttcatgattaaaaaacaaatacttgaaacttatttacaaaatcagCTCTTCCACATTTATTCGATCATCCAAGTTTCATTTCCAAcattagaatataaaaatggAATCATTAATAAGACGAATTTGTAATCcatttataaaaagaattatgcTGGTATTTTGTATCCATTTTTATAAATGGATTACAAATTCGTCTTATTAATGATTCCATATTTATATCCTAATGTTGGAAATGAAACTTGAATGATCGAATAAATGTGGAAGAGCTGATTTTGTAAATAGcttcaagtattttttttttaatcatgaagggtaaaatttgtattttgttagtCAACCAACTGGTCAACTAACGGTTGTaacggaaaaataataaaatgatattttttgtaaagatataatagGAAAATAATAGGAAACAATACTTCTTGTAgtcatttgatatttgtcaattttttaagtagtgaaatgataataactcaatatttaactataaataaaactaagagTCCAATAAAGAATAAGATGACTCAAGGCGAGAGGTACAAGATAActcattaaagattttgatGAGTCTCTACATTTTTCTATATCAAGAAAACATCAAGATTGAAACTTAGATAATCTACTGTTAAAAGCAAATGTCACAGCTTTTTGGGATAAACAGTAGCTagctaatttaattagtagaatcttttaaattgaatcaagaaatttaagtttcaaacaTCACTAACACGGGTGGGGAAGGTCAAAGAGTCTAACAACTAGTATGATATGCTTAAAtgggaaatataaaaaaaaaaaaaaaagttgacatTTAGGTTTTATTGTTATAGTTTCTTAAATCACAGGGCCGATTTTAAGAGAATGTAAATTAGGGAGAGGAGTGAAATTTATccaatttattcattaaaaaaaaccatcaaaaaaattattcaattaaaaagtacaaaaacTTGCGGTGAGCGTGGATCGAACACGCGACCTTCAGATCTTCAGTCTGACGCTCTCCCAACTGAGCTATCCCCGCTTGACGAGTGgagatattaattttaagttaaatattcttttattaaactaTGATCCCTTCTCTTCCATCCTCAAAGTTGGTACATACCACGTGACTCCCATTAATCAACAAATGCTAGTCGTTATTTATTctcaatataaatttcattgGCCCCTTTaagattatattaaaataaaaataaatttgttatatttaaaaaatcctcACTAACATTGTACCTGTCTCACACGAaggggaaaaaaggaaaagtaacaagggaaaaaaaaatatcattgtccactttttttgggtcaaaaaacgaaaaaataaaataaaattagtcattaaaaattgtttttgaaataattatgataagagTGATGCTATTAGCACCGACTGTGCCTATTTGAACTTACTAAATTGAGAAAATTCCTCAGTAcatcctttttttaattgaaaaaaattattgtgaaaataaaatttgattttcttcttatttgaccttattttctctccttttatcttctttttatttgatcttGTTCTCTTTCCATCATCTTATTTCCTTATCAAAACTTTATTGTGATATATGAAGTGAATATTGCATTAGCAAATGAAgttattcaaaaataacaaattcagTCCTATTATaatctaaaacaaaatgaaataaacaatatacagatgtaaaaatcaaaaataaaagtttttgtaCCACTTTGAATCTATTAGAagtttttttatcaaattttagaaGCACAAACTCTGAACGATAATAATAGATTAGAACTAATAATACTATAgtgaaaagtaaaagaaagataaatttgatttaacaaaaaataaaaataaaaaatttaaaagagagagaaactgGTTTAGCCACTAACCATTTTTATTGTAAAGAGAGAAAGTAGTTAATTAAGAGtaattttgcaattttttaggattattgaattaaagtaataaattataatttaataatcattttaactaaaaaataggtactgaaaaaataattaatgggTTAAAAAATAACCCAACCCTTAGCACCTCTTTTATATcgtaatttatttgaatttacaGTTTTATCCATATCTAAAATTACATGAAACCTCACATAATTTCATCTTGCCTTGTGCAAACTTTTTATACCCATGAATTTCAATGATGTAAGACAAGATATGACTGGGGTAGTTTTAAgtatttctttgtttgttctttattttaagttttgtttttctaaaattctatttttagaactttattatattaaaataatttgattttaaccAATATGGTTGgttgttttataataaaaacatgCTTTGAGAAGAGTCGTTCCTTGTTGCTTTTATCTTGCGTCAAGCTCTACTAAATTCACTCCTATCAATCTCCTGCACTCATTGGAACGGTGTTTGGACATCCCACATTTAAAGCACTTTCCCACATAGGTTTTGCTTTGCATAGGTATTAttctgttgctgctgctgtcTAACCCCCGTAATTGGTCCCTTTTACTGTCGAAGATTGACCTGAATGTGCTGAAACTCGGCTCTGAGCAGACTGTACTTGTGGGGATGATGAATACTGCCATGAGCTATTTTGCGACCTCGTTGCCTTCTACTTTATTTGCCCTTACTAATTTTCATACAGTGCTGACTACGGCAGAAACGTTCCAAAAGGTATAAACCTCCATGAGATCGCTTAGTTCTGGTCTCAATCCATTGACGAATCTCGCCACTTCCTGaattttcaattctttaaGTTGTTTTTAGCACTCAGT
This window contains:
- the LOC102622137 gene encoding pentatricopeptide repeat-containing protein At1g80880, mitochondrial; translation: MALFPLTRILRKTTNHSQLVLSLLLQFSTQSYSLSTPKLFSFTSAFHQTFSKQSRLSHFTSHFSTLQSFPTRILTDPFAFSPPSTHARDPREQILLDSIKRVAHFDSETQAMASLDEAGVEADVNLVYSVIWALREEWRLAFLAFKLGERQGSLDEKVSELMVWVLGNCKKFNIAWCLIRDMYKSSFSTRRAMLVMIDRYAAANDPCEAIRTFSIMEKFRITPDEEAFLFLLNALCQHGNVEEAEEFMLVNKKVFPLAANSFNIILNGWCNIFVDVFESKRVWREMSNYCITPNATSYAHMISCFSKVGNLFDSLRLYDEMKKRGWVPDLEVYNSLIFVLTRENCFKEALKMLDKMKATGLQPDSATYNSMILPLCDEGKLEDARNVLATMIGENLSLSTGTYHAFLKCAGFEETLEILDRMRIAGLGPSKDTFLLILHKFFKLEQPENALRVWVEMKKYEIDADSTHYTVLVEGLASCGLLIKARKFYVEMRSNGHLDDPKLKKLVKEPVQGNKHERRQQVSKVKRNKPVGLWKGSAMEHKKSRKQLRKRKNEESDSKF